One Streptomyces sp. CG4 genomic window, CATCCGGGCGTGGCCGGCGAGGTCGGTGAGGGTGAGCGGCTGGTCCAGCCGCTCCAGGGCCCAGGCACGGGTCGCGGCCGTGCTCGCCGCGCCGCTCTCCGGGACCGGCTGCTCGATGTACTGGGCCTGGCCGCCGTCCCGGCAGGGTGGGACGACACAGCGGCGGGCGACGGAGTTGGCCAGCTCGCTGCCGTGGTCGGTGCGCACGATGTGCAGGCAGATGTCGACACCGGAGGCGGCTCCGGCCGAGGTGAGCATGCGGCCGTCGGCGACGAAGAGGACGTCCGGGTCGAGGTCCACCCGCGGGAACCGGCGGCGGAAGGTCTCCGCGACCTGCCAGTGCGTGGTCGCCCGGCGGCCGTCGAGCAGCCCGGCCTCGGCGAGCACGAACGCGGCCGTGCAGATCGACACGATCCGGGCGTCGGGCCGGATGCGGGCGAGCGCCGCGGTGAGCTCGTCGGGCAGCTCGGCCGGGAGGTACGCGGGCGGCACGGAGGCGACCACCACCGTGTCCGCCGTGTCCAGGATCTCGGGGCCGTGCTCGACGCCGATCGTGAAGTCGGCGCTGGTGCGCACCGGGCGGCCGTCGACCGTGCAGGTCAGCACCTCGTAATGGCCGTCGGCGGCGCCGAGGATGCGACTGGGGATGCCCAGCTCGAAGGGGTAGACGCCGTCCAGGGCCAGGACGACGACCCGCTCGGGGCGCCGGGTGCGCAGCGGAACATCGGTCATGGCAGAATCCTAGCGAATGATGGCCATCATGCCATTTCCCGGCCGCGCGGACCCGGGCAGGCTGGGTGACCATGAGCGATGCGAACACGATGCGAGCCATCGGCCAGGACGTCCTCGGCGGTCCCGAGGTCCTGAGGGAAGTACAGGTGGAGCGGCCGGAGCCGGGCCCGAACCAGGTGCTGGTGCGGGTGCGGGCCGCCGGCGTCAACCCCACCGACTGGAAGCACCGGGCCACCGGCGGCTTCCTGGGCCGCCCGCCGTTCGTCCTCGGCTGGGACGTCTCCGGGGAGGTCGTGGCCACCGGGATCGGCGTGGCCGCCTTCACGCCCGGCGACGAGGTCTTCGGCATGCTGCCCTATCCCTACGGCCACGGCTCGCACGCCGAGTATGTGATCGCGCCGGTCCGCGCCCTGACGCACAAGCCGGCCTCGATCGACCACACCCAGGCGGGCGCGCTGCCGCTGGTGTCCCTGACGGCCTGGCAGGCGCTGACCGAGCACGCCGACGTCCAGCCCGGACAGCGGGTGCTGATCCATGCGGCGGCCGGCGGTGTCGGGCATGTGGCGGTGCAGATCGCCAAGGCGCGCGGCGCGTATGTGATCGGCACGGCGAGCGCGGGCAAGCACGGCTTCCTGCGGGAGATCGGCGTGGACGAGCCGGTCGACTACCGGACGACCGATGTCACGGAGACGGTGCGGGACGTCGACGTGGTCCTGGACACGCTCGGCGGGGACACCTCGGTCGCGTCGCTGAAGGTGCTGCGGCCGGGCGGTGTCGTGGTGTCGATCCTGCCGGGGGGCTCGCGGGAGTTCCACGAGGAGGCCGAGCGGCTGGGTGTACGGGCCGTGCGCATGCTGGTGGACGCCGACCGGACCGGGATGGAGGCGATCGCGGAACTGGCGGAGTCCGGGAAGCTCACGGCGACGATCGCCGGGACGTTCCCGCTGGCGGACGCGGCGAAGGCGCACGAAGTGGGCGACACGGGACGGACGACCGGGAAGCTGGTCCTTCTGGTCGACTGACGGTCGACTCGGCCCGGTTACCGGGCGGCAAGCGCCAAACTCGCAGACATATGTCAACCGAACATGCTCAAATTCCTTCCATCGAGGGTAACTTGACGATCGGGAGACCGACGTCCGGGCGCGGGTGGGAGGTGATGCCGTCGTGCCAGACGAGCCTGCACCGCTCACCCGTCACCTCCGTGTGTACGAGCACCGCGCGCACACGGTCCTGGAGCTGCGGGGCGAGATCGATCTGGTGTCGGCGACGGAGATCGGCCCGTCGCTGGACCGGATCACCGGCCGGCCCGGTGCCCGGGTCGTCATCGATCTGCGGCCGGTGGAGTTCTTCGACTGCTCGGGGCTGCGGCTGCTGTACCGGGCCCGCGCCCGGGTGCTGGACGGCGGCGGGCAGCTGCACCTGGTGTGCACGCACCCGCTGACCCTGCGCGTCTTCCGGGTCACGGGACTGTCCCGGCTGCTGCCCCCGCATCCCACGCTGGACGCGGCCCTGGCCCGGTCCGGCGCCGCGTCCGGCTCGCTGTGAGGCGTTCCTCGCGGCGCGGACCGGCGGACGATCCGGATGACCTGCCCGGCGCCGAGGAGTTCGGGCGACGAGGCGGTTCCCGTGCAAGCGCTCTACGACGGCTCGAACAGGGCGCTCACGGATTCACCGTTGTGAATGCGCCGTACCGCCTCCGCGAGCGCCGGGGCGATGGAGAGCACCCGCAGCTTGTCGGTGGGCTCCCCGTCCACGGGCACCGGCACGGTGTTGGTGCAGACGATCTCCAGCACGTCCGGCTGCTCGCTCAGCCGCTTCAGCGCGCCCGCCGCGAACAGCCCGTGCGTGCACGCCACCCGGACCGACCGGACGCCGGACTCCCGCAAGCGGTCGAGGAGTTCGAGCACGGTGCTGCCCTTGGCGATCTCGTCGTCCAGCACGATGACGTCCCGGTCGGTGACGTCGCCGATGACGGAGCTGATGCTCACCCGGTCGTCCGCGAACCGCTGCTTGGCCCCGGCCGCCACCTGGGCGCCGACGAGCCGGGCGAAGGCGGCGGCCTCCTTGGCGTTGCCGAGGTCCGGCGAGACGACCGTGGTGCGGCTCAGGTCGTACCGGCGGAAGTGCGCGGCGAGTTCGCGCAGCGCGTTGAGATGGTCGACCGGCACCGAGAAGAAGCCGTGCACCTGCGGGGAGTGCAGGGTCATGGCGAGCACCCGGCTCGCGCCCGCCGCCACCAGCAGGTCGGCGACCAGCCGGCCGCCGATGGAGATGCGCGGCGCGTCCTTCTTGTCGGAGCGGGCGTAGGAGTAGTGCGGCATGACGACGGTGATCCGGGCGGCGGAGGCGCCCCGGGCGGCGTCGCACATCAGCAGCAGCTCCACCAGGTGCTCCTGCACCGGCCGGACCAGCGGCTGGATCAGGAAGACGTCCCGCTCCCGGCAGTTGGCCTGCAGCTGCACCCCGAGGCAGTCGTTGGCGAACCGGCTGATCCGGGTGGGTCTGAGGGGCACTCCGAGGTGGGCGCAGACCTCGCGGGCCAGGTCGGGGTGGGCGCTGCCGCTGAAGACGGCGATGTCTCGCACGATCCGCTCCTTGCCTGATCGTCTCGGGCCGGGCCGTCATGCTATCGGCGGCCCGCCGTGCACCGGGGCACCGGTGGTCCACTTTCCTGACCTACCGTCAGGAACAGGTCTGTACCGGAGTCTTGACGCCCGCTTTTCTCACTCCTTAAATCAAGAGGCATCGCACCTCCACACCCCCCACGCCGAACGGAGAGCCATGGCCTCCCCACGCCTGCTCCGCCGATGCATCCTGGCCGCCCTGTCCGCCGCGCTGGTCGGCTCCGCCGCCGTCGGCCCGGCGCGGGCCCGGGCCGCCACGCCGGCGGCCGCGACCATCAGCACCTTCTCCGACACCTTCGACGGGCCCGCGGGCTCCGCCGTCGACCCCTCGAAGTGGACGCTGGAGACCGGGGACAACGTCAACAACCACGAGCGGGAGTACTACACCTCCGGGACCGACAACGCGGCCCTGGACGGCCAGGGCCACCTGGTGATCACGGCGCGCAAGGAGAACCCGGCCGGGTACCAGTGCTGGTACGGCAGCTGCCAGTACACCTCCGCCCGGCTGAACACGGCCGGCAAGTTCAACGCCCAGTACGGGCATGTCGAGGCGCGGATGAAGATCCCGCGGGGGCAGGGCATGTGGCCGGCGTTCTGGATGCTCGGCACGCCCGTGAACTGGCCGGACTCGGGCGAGATCGACGTGATGGAGAACGTCGGATTCGAGCCCTCGACCGTGCACGGCACCATCCACGGCCCCGGCTACTCCGGCTCGGGCGGCATCGGCGCGGCCTACTCGCTGCCGAACGGGCAGGCCTTCGCGGACGACTTCCACACCTTCGCCGTCGACTGGGCGCCCGGCTCGATCACCTGGTCCGTGGACGGAAACGTCTACGAACGGCGTACGCCCGCCGACCTGGGCGGGAAGACCTGGGTGTTCGACAACAAGCCGTTCTTCCTGATCCTGAACCTGGCCGTGGGCGGCTACTGGCCCGGCGACCCCGACGGCAGCACCCAGTTCCCGCAGCAACTGGTGGTGGACTCGGTGTCGGTGACGACGAGCTAGCGCGTGGCCGGGGGGCCGGGGCTCAGTGCAGCGTCCAGGTGTACTTGTCCCCGCCGACCCAGCGGACCACGTCCGGGTCGTCCATGTCGTGGATGGTGATGCCGTACGAGGCGGCGGTCTCCAGTACGTCGGTGACGTGCCTGGCCTCACCGATCACCTGACCGTCGATCTCCATGATCCGGAAGGGCGGCTCGCCCGGTTTGCCCTGGCACACACCGAGCACCAGGACCCGCGGATGGGAGATGTGCGGAACTCCTTGTTCGGTCATGCAATAGAGCGTAGAACGCATCCGGCGCCAGGGTGATCTGGACCGTCGGCCGCTACGGACCGTCCGTGGCCCGTCGCGGCACGACCCCGCGCCCCCAGGGGCGCCTGGGGCCACCCTGGTCCGTATGAATCCCCTCACCGCCCTCGACCGGATCGCCTTCCTGCTGGAGCGGTCGCTCGCGCCCGCCTACCGGGTGAAGGCCTTCCGTACCGCCGCCCGCACGCTGGCCGCGCTGCCCGAGGGCGAGATCGCCGAGCGGGCGGCGGCCGGGACGCTGGAGGCGCTCAAGGGGGTCGGGCCGAAGACCGCACAGGTGGTGCGGGAGGCGCTGGCCGGGCAGGTGCCGGGCTATCTGCGCGCGCTGGAGGAGGAGGTCGGGACGGCGCCCGCCGAGGGCCTGGGGGCCGGGTTGCGGGCGCTGGTCCGCGGGGACTGTCACACCCATTCGGACTGGTCCGACGGGGGCAGTCCGATCGAGCAGATGGGGCGGACGGCGGCCGCGCTCGGCCATGAGTGGACCGCCCTCACCGACCACTCCCCCCGGCTGACCGTGGCCCGCGGTCTGTCGGCACAGCGGCTGCGGGAGCAGCTGGAGGCGGTGGCGGAGCTGAATGCGCGGTGGGCGCCGTTCCGGCTGCTCACCGGCATCGAGTGCGACATCCTGGAGGACGGCTCGCTGGACCAGGAGCCGGAGCTGCTGCGGCGGCTGGACGTGGTCGTGGTGTCCGTGCACTCCAAGCTGCGGATGGACGCCCGCTCGATGACCCGCCGCATGGTGGCCGCCGTACGCAATCCGCACGCCGATGTGCTGGGGCACTGCACCGGGCGCCTGGTGACGGGCCGGGGGCGGCCGGAGTCCGAGTTCGACGCGGACGCGGTGTTCGCCGCCTGCGCCGAGTCCGGTACGGCGGTGGAGATCAACAGCCGCCCCGAGCGACTGGACCCGCCCCGCCGGCTGCTGCGCCGGGCCGTGGCGGCGGGGGTGCTGTTCGCCGTCGACACCGACGCGCATGCGCCGGGCCAGCTGGACTGGCAGATCCTCAGCTGCGCCCGGGCCGAGGAGTGCGGGGTGCCCGCCGAGCGGGTGGTGACCACCTGGTCCGCGGACGAGCTGCTGGCCTGGACCCGGGAGGGGCGAATGCCGGCCCGCGCGGCGAATCTCTGACGCGGCTGGGCCGGCCGAGCCGACCGGGCCGACCGGAGTGACCGGGCCGACCGAGGTGATCGTCACAGAGGGTGAGACAGGTCACGCACTGGTGTGGAACATCGAAGCATGGTTGCCTGTTAAACCAATTGCCCCGGCCGTGATTCCCCCCGTCGCGGCCGGGGCTCTCTCCTTGCCCGGTAGCCCGATAGCCCGGCAGGCGGCTCTAGGCGTTCGCCTGCGCCGCGGTGAGCGTGGCGTCCCGGGCGGCGGCTCCGGCGTCGATGAACGCGCGCAGGTCGGCCGTGAGCCGTTCCGCGTGGGTGACGAACAGGCCGTGGCCACCGTGCTCGTACACCTTCAGGGTGCCGTCCGGGACGAGCCGGGCCACGCGTTCCCCGGTGCGGGCCAGCGGTGCGGAGGTGTCGTCGGTGCCGTGCACGACGAGCACCGGCACGTTCACCTCGGGCAGCTCGTCGACGATGTCGAGGGCGGCGACCACGTCCCGGATGCCCGTCGCGGCGCGCGGGTCCGTGGACATGCATCGGTCGATCAGATGGCGGACGTACTCCGGGGACACCTCGTTGCCGGGCAGGTGCGCGGCGAAGAAGGAGTCGACCCCGGCGCAGAACCAGGCCGCCCGGTCGCGCCGGAACACCTCGTCGTCGGCACGCACGTCCGCCGGGTCCACGCCGTCCGGGGTACCGGGTGAGCGGACCACGCCGGGGCTGACGCCGGCGACGACGGCGATGCCGGCCGCCCGGCCGGCGCCGTGCCGGGTCAGACAGCGCAGCACCTCCGCGGTGCCGATGGAGTGTCCGATCAGGGTGACGTCGCGCAGGTCGAGGTGGTCGAGCAGGCCGTGCACATCGTCGGCGAGGGTGTCGAGGTCGAAGCCCGACCAGGGGGCGTCGGAGCGGCCGTGGCCCCGCCGGTCCAGGGCGACACAGCGGTAGCCGGCCTCCGCGAGCGGCAGCGTCTGGTACTCCCACATCTCGTGGCCGAGGTAGGCGCCGGCGACGAAGACGGCCACGGGACCGTCCGCGGGGCCGTGGTCGATGTAGTACAGGCGGGTACCGTCGACGGGGCTCTCGTAGTACGGCATGCGGTGCCTCCTCGGCTGTCCGGACCAGGTGCGACGCGGCTCCGTCGCGCTGACGTCCCCGATGCTCCCCGGATCGCGCGCACGGGTCGATTACCCGCCGGGTAAGGCCGCGTGCGCGGGAGACACCGTGCCGGTCAGCGCGGCGCCCGCTGCCGCAGCGCCGCCCGCCAGGCGGGCAGGCGATCCTCGGTGGCCGGTTCCGGGCGGCGGCCGCCGCTGGCGAAGAAGTCGGCCAGCGGCAGGATCGCGGCGCCGACGGTGACCGCGTCCGGGCCGAGCCGGCCGAGGTCGATGGTCACCTTCTCGGCCGGATGGCGCAGCGCGTACGTCGTCGCGTGGCGGCGTACGGCCGGCAGGAAACGCGCGCCGAGCTGCAGCCCGGCCCAGCCGCCGATGAGGATCCGCTCGGGCTGGAAGAGGTTGATCAGGTCGGACAGGCCGGCGCCGAGGTACTCGGCGGTCTCCTCCAGGACGGCCAGCGCGACCGGGTCGGGCTCGGCGCCCTCGGGCGGATAGGCGGCGGCGAGCATCGCGGTGAGCGCGGTCTCCTCGTCGGTGTCCTCGGGCGGCCGGCCGCCCGACTCGCGCCAGCGGGCCAGCAGCGACTCGGCGCCCGCGTAGGCCTCCAGGCAGCCGGGCGCGCCACAGCGGCAGCGGCGCCCGCGCACCCGTACCGTCAGATGGCCCCACTCGACGGCGCGTCCGTGCTCCACCTCCGGAGTGACCACGCAGGCGCCGACACCCGAACCGAAGAGCACGACCACGGCGTTGTGGGCGCCGTGCCCCGCGCCGAACCACATCTCGGCCTGGCCCAGGGTCTTGGCGCCGTTGTCGATGAAGTACGGGATTTCGTCGGGGAGTTGGGAGGCCGAGCGGAGCAGCCGCTCCAGTGGGACCGCGTCCCAGCCGATGGTCTGCCCATGGACGACGGCGCCCTGGTCCGGGGTGTGCTCGACGATGCCGGGCACCCCGACACCGACGCCGAGCAGCCGCTCGGGGGCGGCCTGTGCCGCGCCGAGGACCTCGGCGACGCCGTCGCGGATGTGACCGGCGATCACCTCGACGTCGTAGCCCTGCGGGGTCAGCCGGCGTTCGGTGCGGGCGAGTTCGGTCAGGGCCAGGTCGAACAGCTCGACGCGGACGCGGGTTTCACCGACGTCGACGCCGATCAGCTGTCCGCTGTCCGGGGCGACGCGCAGCAGCGTGCGGGGCCGGCCGCCGTCGGAATCGACGCTGCCGGCCTCCTCGACCAGGCCGTCCGCGATCAGATCGGCGACCACGTTGCTGACCGAGCCCGAGCTCAGGCCGGTGGCCGGGCCCAGCTCGAACCGGCTCAGGGGGCCGTCGAAGTACAGCTTCTGCAGCACCGCCGTGCGGTTGCCCCGCCTGAGATCGCGTACCGTGCGCCCGTTGCGCGCCGCCATACGGCTCCCTTCACGAACCCGTCCCGACCTGCAACATACCCCTTCGGACGGCCGGAACGCGAGATTCTCCCACCCCTTAGTTCACGATCTGAGCTAAGCGGGCCGAGACAGCCCCGCGCCACAAGGGGCGCGGGGCGACGTGTGCGCGATGCGGCTCAGCCCGCCGCGTACACGTCCTCGACGTAACGGCCGTCCGCCACCAGCGTGCTGAGCCAGCTCTCGGCCGCCGCCTCGTCGCTGCCCGGGGTGCGCTCCCGGTACAGCGTGCGGAACGCCTCCCGGACGCCGGGCGCCATCCGGGCGCCGTCGCCGCAGACGTACACCCGGGCGCCGGAGTCCAGCAGTTGCCAGATCTCGTCGGCCTCGGCGGCGATGCGGTGCTGCACGAAGGCGGCGCCGTTCTCGGGGGCGGCGCTGAAGGCCGGGCGCAGCGAGACGGCACCGGCCGCCTCGGCGGCCCGCAGTTCCCCGGCGTGCAGGAAGTCGGCGTCGGGGGCGTCGCAGCCGAAGTACAGCAGTGCGGGCGGGAGTTGGGCGCCGGTGGCGCGGGCCGCGGCGCGGTCGGCGACGGCGCCGCGGAAGGGGGCGAGTCCGGTGCCGGCGGCGACCATCACGACCGGCGCCGAGCCGTCGATCCGGAAGACCTCGCGGCAGGGCTGGATCCGGGCGTGGATCACGTCGCCGGCTGTTCGGGTGGCGAGGTGGCCGGAGCCGGTGCCGCGGTAGCGGCCCTTGCCGGAGCGGGCGGGGGCGTCCAGGACGGAGACCATGAGGTCGATGTGGTCCGGGGCGGCCGCCGGGGAGGAGGAGACCGAGTAGTGGCGGGGCTTGAGCGGGGTCAGCAGGTCGAGCAGGACCGGCCAGTCGAGCGCGCCGCGCAGCGCGGGGTGGTCCTCGGCCAGCTCCAGCAGGGTGCGCGGATCGTCGTCGCCGAGGGCGGCGAGGGCGGCACGCTCGGGTGGGCAGGGGTTGGCCGCGGCGAGCAGGCCCAGCTGCCGGGCCGTCGGCCGCTCCTGCAACTCGACGTGGTGCGTGAGGAGTTGCCGTACGGACAGCGGGCGGTCCACGGCGAGGCCTCCCCCACGCTCGGCTCCGCTCGCGCGGGGGGACCCCCATCGGCGCGGACGGGCGGCCCGGATGTCCAGGACGGCATCCGGGTCGAGGCCGAACGCGGCGACGGCGCGGTCCACCAGCTCCGGGGCGTTGGCCGGCAGTACGGTCAGATGGTCGGCGGTGCGGTAGGTGACGCCCTCGGGCAGCGCGATGCGCAGGAACCGCTTGGTGCGCGGGTACCCCGGCGCGGTCAGGTCGTACGCCTCGGTCACGGTCATCGGGACCAGTTCGTGCCGGGCGGCCACGGCGTCCAGCGGGCCGCCGGTCAGCGTGCGGACCTCGTAGGCGTGCGTGGGTTCGGCGGAGTCGTCCCGCAGGGCGTCGGGGTCGCCGTACTCCGTCAGGAGCGCCGTGCGCAGCCGGGTCGTGAACTCCCGTACGGCGCCGGTGAGATCGCCGGAGGCATCGGCGGCGGCGCGGTCGGTCAGGCGGGTGGCGCCCAGCTCGGCGAGGCGGGCGTCGATGCGGGTGGGGACGTGCTGGTAGGTGGCGGCCCAGTTGCGGTCGCCGACGCCGAGGACGGCGTAGGTCACGCCCGTCAGGTCGGAGGTGCCGTCCAGCCAGGCGGCGAAGGCGGCGGCATCGTCGGTGGGGCGGCCGTTGTAGGAGGCGGCGGTGATGACGACGGGGCGGTCGCTGGGCAGTCCGTCCGCGTAGGCGTCCAGGGCGGCGACCTCGGTGGCGCAGCCCACGGCGGCGGCCTCGTCGGCGAGCTGGGCGGCGAAGGCGCGGCAGGTGCCGTAGTTGCTGCCGTGCAGGAAGAGGGCGCTGGTGCCGGGGCGGACGCGGGCCGGGAGTGTGTCCGGGGCGGCGGTCGCCTCGGACTCGGTCACGGCGGCCCCGGGCAGCGCGGCGTGGGCGCGGTCGGCGGGGGTGCGCGGGGTGAGCGTGAGGGTGAAGCCCTCGGGCTTGAGGGTAAGGGTCTCCTTCACGGTGAGCCGGTAGCCGGCGTGGTCGTGCAGCCGGTAGCGGTGGACCAGCAGGGCGAGCAGCATGGTCGCCTCGTGCAGCGCGAACTGCCGCCCGATGCAGGCGCGTTCACCGGTGCCGAAGGGCTTGAAGGCGTGCACCGGGCGAGCCGCCTCCGCCGCGGCGGTGAACCGCTCGGGGTCGAACAGCTCCGGGTTGTCGCCCCACACGGGCTGCCGGTGCAGCATCGGGGCGACCACGGTGACGGCCTGGCCGGCCCGGAGCGGGATGCGGCCGCCGAGCAGGGTGTCCTCGCGGGCGTGCCGGCTGAAGGCGGCCGCGGTCGGCCACAGCCGGAGCGCCTCGTTGAGGACCTGGCGGGTGTAGGCGAGCCGGCCGATGTCGTCGTACGACGGCTCCGGGTCGGCCGCGTCGCCCCACAGCGCGTCCGCCTCGCGCTGCACCAGCCGGAGCACGGCGGGGTGCTTGGCGAGGTAGTACAGGGCGAAGGACATGGCACCGGAGGTCGTCTCGTGGCCGGCGATCAGGAAGGTGATGACCTGGTTGCGGATGTTGGCCGCGTCCAGGGGGGTGCCGTCGGCGGGGTGCGGTGCGCTGAGCATCAGCCCGAGCAGGTCCTCGGCGCCGCTCTGGTCGGTGCCGGCGCGGGAGGCGATGACGTCGTCCACGACCTGGGCGAGGTAGTCGGCGTCCGCGCGGAAGGCCGTGTCGGCGGCGGAGTGGTCCTGGCCGGGGGTGCGGCCCAGCCGGTTCATGCTCCACTCCAGGCAGCGGACCATCGACTCCACGAAGGGGTGCGGCTCGCTGCGCTCGAAGGAGCCGAAGTCGTAGTCGAATCCGGCCAG contains:
- a CDS encoding GlxA family transcriptional regulator encodes the protein MTDVPLRTRRPERVVVLALDGVYPFELGIPSRILGAADGHYEVLTCTVDGRPVRTSADFTIGVEHGPEILDTADTVVVASVPPAYLPAELPDELTAALARIRPDARIVSICTAAFVLAEAGLLDGRRATTHWQVAETFRRRFPRVDLDPDVLFVADGRMLTSAGAASGVDICLHIVRTDHGSELANSVARRCVVPPCRDGGQAQYIEQPVPESGAASTAATRAWALERLDQPLTLTDLAGHARMSLRTFARRFGDEVGLSPGRWLIQQRVVRARHLLEASDLPVDRIAAEVGFATGASLRQHLHAAIGVSPQAYRRTFQQAR
- a CDS encoding NADP-dependent oxidoreductase; the encoded protein is MSDANTMRAIGQDVLGGPEVLREVQVERPEPGPNQVLVRVRAAGVNPTDWKHRATGGFLGRPPFVLGWDVSGEVVATGIGVAAFTPGDEVFGMLPYPYGHGSHAEYVIAPVRALTHKPASIDHTQAGALPLVSLTAWQALTEHADVQPGQRVLIHAAAGGVGHVAVQIAKARGAYVIGTASAGKHGFLREIGVDEPVDYRTTDVTETVRDVDVVLDTLGGDTSVASLKVLRPGGVVVSILPGGSREFHEEAERLGVRAVRMLVDADRTGMEAIAELAESGKLTATIAGTFPLADAAKAHEVGDTGRTTGKLVLLVD
- a CDS encoding anti-sigma factor antagonist, producing MPDEPAPLTRHLRVYEHRAHTVLELRGEIDLVSATEIGPSLDRITGRPGARVVIDLRPVEFFDCSGLRLLYRARARVLDGGGQLHLVCTHPLTLRVFRVTGLSRLLPPHPTLDAALARSGAASGSL
- a CDS encoding ribose-phosphate diphosphokinase, producing the protein MRDIAVFSGSAHPDLAREVCAHLGVPLRPTRISRFANDCLGVQLQANCRERDVFLIQPLVRPVQEHLVELLLMCDAARGASAARITVVMPHYSYARSDKKDAPRISIGGRLVADLLVAAGASRVLAMTLHSPQVHGFFSVPVDHLNALRELAAHFRRYDLSRTTVVSPDLGNAKEAAAFARLVGAQVAAGAKQRFADDRVSISSVIGDVTDRDVIVLDDEIAKGSTVLELLDRLRESGVRSVRVACTHGLFAAGALKRLSEQPDVLEIVCTNTVPVPVDGEPTDKLRVLSIAPALAEAVRRIHNGESVSALFEPS
- a CDS encoding PHP domain-containing protein → MNPLTALDRIAFLLERSLAPAYRVKAFRTAARTLAALPEGEIAERAAAGTLEALKGVGPKTAQVVREALAGQVPGYLRALEEEVGTAPAEGLGAGLRALVRGDCHTHSDWSDGGSPIEQMGRTAAALGHEWTALTDHSPRLTVARGLSAQRLREQLEAVAELNARWAPFRLLTGIECDILEDGSLDQEPELLRRLDVVVVSVHSKLRMDARSMTRRMVAAVRNPHADVLGHCTGRLVTGRGRPESEFDADAVFAACAESGTAVEINSRPERLDPPRRLLRRAVAAGVLFAVDTDAHAPGQLDWQILSCARAEECGVPAERVVTTWSADELLAWTREGRMPARAANL
- a CDS encoding alpha/beta fold hydrolase, with the protein product MPYYESPVDGTRLYYIDHGPADGPVAVFVAGAYLGHEMWEYQTLPLAEAGYRCVALDRRGHGRSDAPWSGFDLDTLADDVHGLLDHLDLRDVTLIGHSIGTAEVLRCLTRHGAGRAAGIAVVAGVSPGVVRSPGTPDGVDPADVRADDEVFRRDRAAWFCAGVDSFFAAHLPGNEVSPEYVRHLIDRCMSTDPRAATGIRDVVAALDIVDELPEVNVPVLVVHGTDDTSAPLARTGERVARLVPDGTLKVYEHGGHGLFVTHAERLTADLRAFIDAGAAARDATLTAAQANA
- a CDS encoding ROK family protein — its product is MAARNGRTVRDLRRGNRTAVLQKLYFDGPLSRFELGPATGLSSGSVSNVVADLIADGLVEEAGSVDSDGGRPRTLLRVAPDSGQLIGVDVGETRVRVELFDLALTELARTERRLTPQGYDVEVIAGHIRDGVAEVLGAAQAAPERLLGVGVGVPGIVEHTPDQGAVVHGQTIGWDAVPLERLLRSASQLPDEIPYFIDNGAKTLGQAEMWFGAGHGAHNAVVVLFGSGVGACVVTPEVEHGRAVEWGHLTVRVRGRRCRCGAPGCLEAYAGAESLLARWRESGGRPPEDTDEETALTAMLAAAYPPEGAEPDPVALAVLEETAEYLGAGLSDLINLFQPERILIGGWAGLQLGARFLPAVRRHATTYALRHPAEKVTIDLGRLGPDAVTVGAAILPLADFFASGGRRPEPATEDRLPAWRAALRQRAPR
- a CDS encoding cytochrome P450 codes for the protein MAPTALRPDPAGTLPGVPVVDITATGPGRTPMQQIMELMRAHGPVLVRRLHGRDVLFVADADLVADLADEERFAKHIGPALENVREFAADGLFTAYNDEPNWAKAHDILMPAFALGSMRTYHPVMFKVARRLIDSWDRAARDGQAVDVADDMTRMTLDTIGLAGFDYDFGSFERSEPHPFVESMVRCLEWSMNRLGRTPGQDHSAADTAFRADADYLAQVVDDVIASRAGTDQSGAEDLLGLMLSAPHPADGTPLDAANIRNQVITFLIAGHETTSGAMSFALYYLAKHPAVLRLVQREADALWGDAADPEPSYDDIGRLAYTRQVLNEALRLWPTAAAFSRHAREDTLLGGRIPLRAGQAVTVVAPMLHRQPVWGDNPELFDPERFTAAAEAARPVHAFKPFGTGERACIGRQFALHEATMLLALLVHRYRLHDHAGYRLTVKETLTLKPEGFTLTLTPRTPADRAHAALPGAAVTESEATAAPDTLPARVRPGTSALFLHGSNYGTCRAFAAQLADEAAAVGCATEVAALDAYADGLPSDRPVVITAASYNGRPTDDAAAFAAWLDGTSDLTGVTYAVLGVGDRNWAATYQHVPTRIDARLAELGATRLTDRAAADASGDLTGAVREFTTRLRTALLTEYGDPDALRDDSAEPTHAYEVRTLTGGPLDAVAARHELVPMTVTEAYDLTAPGYPRTKRFLRIALPEGVTYRTADHLTVLPANAPELVDRAVAAFGLDPDAVLDIRAARPRRWGSPRASGAERGGGLAVDRPLSVRQLLTHHVELQERPTARQLGLLAAANPCPPERAALAALGDDDPRTLLELAEDHPALRGALDWPVLLDLLTPLKPRHYSVSSSPAAAPDHIDLMVSVLDAPARSGKGRYRGTGSGHLATRTAGDVIHARIQPCREVFRIDGSAPVVMVAAGTGLAPFRGAVADRAAARATGAQLPPALLYFGCDAPDADFLHAGELRAAEAAGAVSLRPAFSAAPENGAAFVQHRIAAEADEIWQLLDSGARVYVCGDGARMAPGVREAFRTLYRERTPGSDEAAAESWLSTLVADGRYVEDVYAAG